The following proteins are co-located in the Vibrio azureus genome:
- a CDS encoding response regulator transcription factor, with protein sequence MDTEIEKVKIDNKANSFETLLVKQVQALTTSRAEQCENQLKQFMLEAMAWFGIDRMTIFPNSMLFFYMGKTLSASRTKHKHIAAEQIGIKGAEDYLKLVGSNDKSQEFNRNELSASNISLLKLLAEQGANYHYTIPLIQFGQRWGGVSFTLFGEDKPGLSCKQLEQVKVISHMWLSYWQHSTLYRSVHDPKRKPDDESYRMLRLSHRQCEVLGLLAKGMSAKEVGIELNLSSRTIESHKYRLLDTLELESHTDLIQFALRNGIGY encoded by the coding sequence ATGGATACCGAGATAGAAAAAGTAAAAATCGACAACAAAGCCAATAGCTTTGAGACATTGTTAGTTAAACAGGTTCAAGCCTTAACAACATCTAGGGCTGAGCAGTGTGAGAATCAATTGAAACAATTTATGCTAGAGGCAATGGCATGGTTTGGTATTGATAGAATGACTATCTTTCCGAACTCAATGCTATTTTTTTACATGGGCAAAACTCTTTCTGCGTCTAGAACCAAACATAAACATATCGCCGCTGAGCAAATTGGCATTAAGGGGGCTGAGGACTACCTAAAACTGGTTGGCAGTAACGATAAAAGCCAAGAATTCAATCGTAACGAACTGAGTGCTAGTAATATCAGTTTATTGAAGCTTCTTGCTGAACAGGGAGCGAATTACCACTACACAATACCATTAATTCAGTTTGGCCAGCGTTGGGGGGGAGTTTCCTTTACATTATTCGGTGAAGACAAACCCGGGCTGTCTTGCAAACAACTCGAACAAGTTAAAGTTATTTCCCATATGTGGCTATCTTATTGGCAGCACTCGACACTCTATCGTAGCGTGCATGATCCAAAACGTAAGCCTGATGATGAAAGCTATCGTATGCTAAGGCTTAGTCATCGACAATGTGAAGTACTTGGCCTGCTCGCTAAAGGTATGTCTGCCAAAGAAGTGGGTATTGAGCTTAATTTAAGCTCCAGAACCATAGAATCGCATAAGTATCGACTGTTAGACACACTAGAGCTGGAAAGCCATACCGATTTAATTCAATTTGCATTACGTAATGGAATTGGCTACTAA
- a CDS encoding CoA pyrophosphatase, which produces MIIDKVTFLQNFQMLLPQHYHQDSLKRLAFLQGKSLRKAAVLIGLVERDNGLHVIFTQRAAHLRYHPGQISFPGGKYELNDVNLMVTALRETEEEIGIHTSSIEVFGQLPSLPTVSRFSVTPFLAFVEPTYNPNIDPNEVASIFEIPLNHILNPQKMLSSYFQLKSTHHRVFAVQYQQHFIWGMTAQIIESMQRHILEGHLEKMA; this is translated from the coding sequence TTGATCATCGACAAGGTTACATTTTTACAAAATTTTCAAATGTTACTCCCTCAGCACTATCATCAAGATAGTTTAAAACGTTTAGCATTCTTACAAGGGAAATCACTCAGGAAAGCGGCGGTTTTAATCGGTCTAGTCGAGAGGGATAATGGATTACACGTTATCTTTACTCAAAGAGCGGCACATTTGCGTTATCACCCAGGCCAAATAAGCTTTCCAGGTGGGAAATATGAATTAAATGATGTAAACCTTATGGTGACCGCTTTACGAGAAACTGAAGAAGAAATAGGCATCCATACTTCCAGTATTGAGGTTTTTGGTCAACTTCCTTCACTGCCGACTGTAAGCAGATTCTCAGTGACACCTTTTCTTGCTTTTGTTGAGCCCACCTACAATCCAAATATAGATCCTAACGAAGTTGCTTCAATCTTCGAAATTCCTCTGAATCACATCTTAAACCCTCAAAAGATGCTGAGCTCTTACTTCCAATTAAAAAGTACTCATCATCGTGTCTTCGCTGTTCAATATCAGCAACACTTCATTTGGGGAATGACCGCACAAATCATCGAGTCAATGCAAAGACACATCTTAGAGGGTCATCTAGAAAAAATGGCTTAG
- a CDS encoding GNAT family N-acetyltransferase, producing MWLQEIQLESEDFKLIPMAKEHAAELISAAADGQLWELWFTSVPNEETIENYINSALEQKSCGAGQPFVVIDKRTDCIVGSTRFCNADLKNKRVEIGYTWYSKQYQRSSCNTTCKKLLLEHAFEQLGAIAVELRTSWHNHPSRAAIARLGAKQDGVLRNHQKLDSGGYRDTVVFSIINSEWPAVKIALEYKLNKYKY from the coding sequence ATGTGGTTACAAGAAATACAACTTGAGTCTGAAGATTTTAAATTGATCCCGATGGCGAAGGAGCATGCCGCCGAACTTATTTCAGCAGCTGCAGATGGGCAGCTCTGGGAGCTTTGGTTTACTTCAGTGCCTAACGAAGAAACTATCGAAAACTATATCAATTCAGCTTTAGAGCAGAAATCTTGCGGAGCAGGGCAACCCTTTGTTGTTATTGATAAACGAACGGACTGCATTGTTGGTTCAACGCGATTTTGTAATGCTGATTTAAAAAATAAACGAGTTGAGATAGGTTACACATGGTATAGCAAACAATATCAACGTTCATCATGTAACACGACCTGTAAAAAACTGCTGTTAGAGCATGCTTTTGAGCAATTAGGGGCAATTGCAGTAGAGTTAAGAACAAGCTGGCATAATCATCCTTCCAGAGCAGCTATTGCCCGTTTGGGAGCTAAGCAAGATGGTGTGTTAAGAAATCATCAAAAGCTTGATAGCGGTGGCTATAGGGATACAGTCGTATTTTCAATTATTAATTCTGAATGGCCTGCGGTGAAAATCGCGCTGGAGTACAAGCTAAATAAATACAAATACTAG
- the asnS gene encoding asparagine--tRNA ligase, whose protein sequence is MTYAPVSDVLKGQLAVDSEVTVRGWIRSRRDSKAGISFLAIYDGSCFDPIQAVVPNNLNNYENEVLKLTTGCSVEVTGKIVESPAKGQDFELDATSVKVVGWVENADTYPMAKTRHSIEYLREVAHLRPRTNVIGAVARVRNCLSQAIHRFYHEQGYFWVSAPLITTSDAEGAGEMFRVSTLDMENLPRTAEGKVDYSEDFFGKETFLTVSGQLNGEAYACALSKVYTFGPTFRAENSNTSRHLAEFWMVEPEVAFADLNDIAKLSEDMLKYVFKAALEECRDDLEFFAQRIDKEAISRLEKFVSSDFAQVDYTDAIQILLDSGRDFEFPVEWGIDMSSEHERYLAEEHFKAPVIVKNYPKDIKAFYMRLNDDGKTVAAMDVLAPGIGEIIGGSQREERLDILDERMREIGIDPEHMNWYRDLRRYGTVPHAGFGLGFERLVSYVTGMGNVRDVIPFPRTTGSANF, encoded by the coding sequence ATGACTTACGCGCCTGTATCAGACGTTTTGAAAGGCCAGCTAGCCGTTGACAGTGAAGTCACGGTTCGCGGCTGGATCCGTTCACGTCGTGATTCCAAAGCTGGAATCTCTTTTCTTGCCATTTATGACGGCTCTTGTTTCGACCCAATTCAGGCCGTGGTCCCAAATAACCTGAATAATTACGAGAACGAAGTCCTCAAGTTAACAACGGGTTGCTCTGTCGAAGTAACGGGTAAAATTGTCGAGTCACCTGCAAAAGGACAAGACTTCGAGCTTGATGCCACCAGCGTAAAAGTCGTTGGTTGGGTAGAAAACGCTGACACCTACCCTATGGCGAAAACTCGCCACTCGATTGAATACCTTCGTGAGGTTGCTCATCTGCGCCCACGTACAAACGTTATTGGTGCTGTTGCTCGTGTTCGTAACTGCTTATCACAAGCCATTCATCGTTTCTATCATGAGCAAGGCTACTTTTGGGTTTCTGCACCACTGATTACCACTTCAGACGCTGAAGGTGCAGGTGAAATGTTCCGAGTATCCACACTGGATATGGAAAACTTACCACGCACTGCTGAAGGTAAAGTGGATTACAGTGAAGATTTCTTTGGGAAAGAAACGTTCCTAACTGTATCTGGCCAACTGAATGGTGAAGCATACGCATGTGCACTGAGTAAAGTGTATACTTTTGGCCCAACTTTCCGCGCTGAGAATTCAAACACAAGTCGTCACCTTGCTGAGTTCTGGATGGTCGAACCTGAAGTTGCGTTTGCCGATCTCAACGACATTGCCAAGCTATCTGAAGATATGCTTAAGTATGTTTTCAAAGCTGCGCTTGAAGAATGCCGTGATGATTTGGAATTCTTTGCTCAACGTATCGATAAAGAAGCAATTAGCCGCCTTGAGAAATTTGTATCTTCTGACTTCGCACAAGTTGATTACACAGATGCAATCCAAATTCTACTTGATTCTGGCCGTGACTTTGAGTTCCCAGTTGAATGGGGCATTGACATGTCTTCTGAGCATGAACGTTACCTTGCTGAAGAACACTTTAAAGCACCCGTTATCGTTAAAAACTACCCGAAAGACATTAAAGCATTTTACATGCGTTTAAATGACGATGGTAAGACCGTTGCTGCAATGGACGTTCTGGCTCCGGGTATTGGTGAAATCATCGGGGGCTCTCAGCGTGAAGAACGTTTAGATATCCTAGACGAACGAATGCGTGAAATCGGTATCGACCCTGAGCATATGAACTGGTACCGTGATCTTCGTCGCTATGGCACCGTACCACACGCAGGCTTTGGTTTAGGCTTTGAGCGTCTTGTTTCCTATGTAACGGGTATGGGGAACGTTCGTGATGTTATTCCATTCCCTCGTACAACAGGTTCTGCCAACTTCTAA
- the queD gene encoding 6-carboxytetrahydropterin synthase QueD, whose translation MKTELYKEFMFEAAHHLPHVPEGHKCGRLHGHSFLVRIYVEGEVDPHTGWVVDFAEIKAAFKPIYDRLDHYYLNDIEGLENPTSEVLAKWIWQQLKPSLPLLSKVEIKETCTAGCIYIGKQ comes from the coding sequence ATGAAAACAGAATTATACAAAGAGTTTATGTTTGAAGCGGCACACCACTTGCCACATGTGCCAGAAGGACATAAATGTGGACGTTTACATGGTCACTCTTTCCTCGTTCGTATTTACGTAGAGGGGGAGGTTGACCCTCATACAGGCTGGGTTGTTGACTTTGCAGAAATAAAAGCGGCTTTTAAACCCATTTACGATCGACTTGACCATTATTATTTGAATGACATTGAAGGTCTAGAGAACCCAACGAGTGAAGTGTTAGCGAAATGGATTTGGCAACAACTTAAACCAAGTTTACCGCTATTGAGTAAGGTCGAGATTAAAGAAACCTGTACCGCAGGTTGCATCTATATCGGCAAACAGTAA
- a CDS encoding L-serine ammonia-lyase yields MISVFDIFKIGVGPSSSHTVGPMKAGKEFIDDLRTMGKLRDITKITVDVYGSLSLTGKGHHTDIAIIMGLAGNSPETVDIDSIPGFIARVEETERLPVGMHCHTVSFPKDGGMNFHKTNLELHENGMQIHAWIDDKKVYSKTYYSIGGGFIVDEENFGKEIESPVKAPYEYTSAEELVNHCKESGLSISTLVMKNERALHSDEETRTYFANIWRTMRECMERGMNEEGVLPGPLRVPRRAAALRQQLLTSEKTTNDPMSVVDWVNMFAFAVNEENAAGGRVVTAPTNGACGIIPAVLAYYDKFIQTVTEKDYIRYFAASGAIGGLYKRNASISGAEVGCQGEVGVACSMAAAGLAELMGGSPEQVCMAAEIAMEHNLGLTCDPVAGQVQVPCIERNGIAAVKSINSTRMALRRSSAPTVSLDKVIETMLETGKDMNAKYRETSQGGLAIKVIC; encoded by the coding sequence ATGATTAGTGTATTTGATATATTCAAAATCGGCGTTGGTCCTTCTAGCTCTCATACTGTAGGCCCAATGAAAGCGGGTAAAGAATTTATTGATGATTTACGTACGATGGGAAAATTACGTGACATCACTAAAATCACCGTTGATGTTTATGGATCATTATCACTGACAGGGAAAGGTCACCATACTGATATCGCAATTATCATGGGGTTAGCAGGTAACTCCCCTGAGACAGTCGATATCGACTCTATTCCAGGCTTCATTGCAAGAGTAGAAGAAACAGAACGTCTTCCTGTTGGCATGCACTGTCACACTGTATCTTTTCCTAAAGATGGTGGAATGAACTTCCACAAGACAAACCTTGAACTTCATGAAAATGGCATGCAGATCCATGCTTGGATTGATGACAAAAAAGTATATTCAAAAACTTACTACTCTATTGGTGGTGGTTTTATCGTCGATGAAGAAAACTTTGGTAAAGAAATCGAAAGTCCGGTGAAAGCACCATACGAATATACTTCTGCGGAAGAGCTGGTGAATCATTGTAAAGAAAGCGGACTTTCTATCAGCACACTTGTAATGAAAAATGAGCGCGCTCTTCACTCAGATGAAGAAACTCGCACCTACTTTGCTAACATTTGGCGTACTATGCGTGAGTGCATGGAGCGCGGGATGAATGAAGAAGGCGTTCTTCCTGGTCCATTACGTGTACCAAGGCGTGCAGCGGCTCTTCGTCAACAACTGCTGACTTCAGAAAAAACCACTAACGACCCAATGTCTGTCGTCGATTGGGTAAACATGTTCGCTTTTGCCGTTAACGAAGAAAACGCAGCAGGTGGCCGTGTGGTAACCGCGCCAACTAACGGCGCTTGTGGCATTATCCCTGCGGTATTAGCCTACTACGATAAGTTCATTCAAACCGTCACCGAAAAGGACTATATCCGCTATTTCGCAGCTTCTGGTGCGATCGGTGGCCTTTACAAGCGAAATGCATCTATTTCAGGCGCAGAGGTTGGTTGTCAAGGTGAAGTTGGCGTTGCTTGTTCTATGGCTGCGGCAGGACTTGCTGAGCTAATGGGTGGTAGCCCTGAACAAGTGTGTATGGCTGCAGAAATTGCAATGGAGCATAACCTAGGCCTGACATGCGACCCTGTAGCAGGGCAAGTTCAGGTTCCGTGTATTGAACGTAATGGTATTGCTGCTGTAAAATCGATCAACTCAACGCGAATGGCTCTTCGTCGTTCATCTGCCCCAACGGTTTCTCTCGATAAAGTGATCGAAACCATGCTAGAAACAGGGAAAGACATGAATGCAAAATATCGTGAGACATCGCAAGGCGGATTAGCAATCAAGGTAATCTGCTAA
- a CDS encoding aromatic amino acid transport family protein, with protein MTTTTSAAEPAKPSSKLNYQDFAWCLSLFGTAVGAGVLFLPIKAGAGGFWPLVILALIAAPMTWFAHKSLARFVLSAKNPEADITDTVEEHFGKSGANLITLAYFFAIYPIVLIYGVGITNTVDSFLINQIGMEPIPRVVLSGLLIAAMTAGVVFGKELMLKATSAMVYPLVFILFALSIYLIPEWNTSMMEIAPDWEAMPNVVWLAIPIIVFSFNHSPVISQFSKEQRLKYGDSAVKKTDAITAGAAIMLMAFVMFFVFSVVLSLSPEQLASAKEQNISVLSYLANIYDSPMISYLGPLVAFAAITSSYFGHFLGAHEGLVGLIKSRSSFPVKAIEKGSLLFIVLTTWYVAVINPSILGMIETMGAPMIAAILFLMPVFAMNTVPAMSKYRTNPLVQIFTVICGVAAITSVVYGAIQP; from the coding sequence ATGACCACAACAACTTCTGCAGCTGAGCCTGCAAAACCATCAAGTAAGCTTAATTATCAAGACTTTGCTTGGTGTTTATCCCTTTTCGGTACCGCAGTAGGTGCTGGCGTCTTATTTTTACCTATTAAAGCAGGTGCGGGTGGCTTTTGGCCGCTTGTTATTTTGGCGTTGATTGCTGCGCCAATGACATGGTTTGCACACAAATCGCTTGCACGTTTTGTCCTTTCGGCTAAAAACCCAGAAGCCGATATCACTGACACAGTTGAAGAACACTTTGGTAAATCCGGCGCAAACCTTATTACACTTGCTTACTTTTTTGCTATTTACCCTATTGTTTTGATCTATGGTGTAGGTATTACCAATACCGTAGATTCTTTCTTAATTAACCAAATAGGCATGGAACCCATTCCACGTGTGGTGCTTTCTGGTCTATTAATCGCAGCAATGACTGCTGGTGTTGTTTTTGGTAAGGAATTAATGCTAAAAGCAACCTCAGCGATGGTTTACCCTTTAGTGTTCATTTTGTTTGCGTTATCCATCTATTTAATTCCTGAGTGGAATACATCCATGATGGAAATTGCCCCTGACTGGGAAGCGATGCCAAATGTTGTTTGGTTGGCTATTCCCATCATTGTATTTTCTTTCAACCACAGCCCTGTTATATCACAATTTTCTAAAGAACAGCGTTTAAAGTACGGCGATAGCGCAGTTAAAAAAACCGATGCTATCACCGCAGGTGCTGCAATAATGCTGATGGCGTTCGTGATGTTTTTTGTTTTCTCTGTGGTGCTTTCACTGTCACCAGAACAGCTTGCTTCAGCAAAAGAGCAAAACATCTCTGTCCTTTCGTACTTAGCGAATATTTACGACTCACCAATGATTTCATACTTAGGCCCACTGGTTGCTTTCGCTGCGATCACGTCTAGCTACTTCGGACATTTCTTAGGTGCGCATGAAGGCCTAGTTGGATTAATAAAATCTCGCAGCTCATTCCCTGTGAAAGCCATCGAAAAAGGTTCATTGCTGTTTATTGTTCTGACTACATGGTACGTTGCTGTTATTAACCCAAGCATTCTGGGTATGATTGAAACAATGGGTGCACCAATGATCGCTGCAATCTTGTTCTTAATGCCTGTTTTTGCTATGAATACTGTTCCAGCGATGTCAAAATACAGAACAAACCCACTAGTACAAATTTTCACTGTAATCTGTGGTGTTGCGGCAATTACTTCTGTAGTCTACGGTGCTATTCAACCGTAA
- a CDS encoding heme NO-binding domain-containing protein: protein MKGIIFTEFIELVEEKFGLEVVDKMFLMANDEGIYTSVGSYDHRQLVKLITQLSKLTGISSEALQETFGESVFSNLMKSIPSGINYQNFTTTFVFIRKVEDLIHVEVKKLYPNTKPPQFDFISETKSEMVFDYHSARCMSHVCLGLIKGCAQYFNEIVDVIYQNQTANGDHVRFHLEVR from the coding sequence ATGAAAGGAATTATTTTTACCGAATTTATAGAGTTAGTGGAAGAAAAATTTGGTTTAGAGGTCGTTGATAAAATGTTTCTTATGGCTAATGACGAGGGTATTTATACTTCTGTTGGGAGCTATGACCATCGACAACTCGTGAAACTTATCACTCAATTAAGCAAACTGACAGGAATATCATCAGAAGCTCTTCAAGAAACCTTTGGGGAGTCAGTGTTTTCAAACTTGATGAAGTCCATACCTAGTGGGATCAATTATCAAAATTTCACCACAACCTTTGTCTTTATCCGTAAAGTTGAAGATTTAATCCATGTTGAAGTCAAAAAGCTCTATCCAAATACTAAACCCCCTCAATTTGATTTTATAAGCGAAACAAAATCTGAAATGGTTTTCGATTACCATAGTGCACGCTGTATGTCTCACGTTTGCCTTGGTTTGATCAAAGGCTGTGCTCAATACTTTAATGAAATAGTTGATGTTATTTATCAGAATCAAACTGCGAATGGTGATCATGTTCGTTTTCATCTAGAGGTGAGGTAG